TGGATGGCCGGGCATCCCAACGCCCCAGATCCGGCTGATGTCGAACGGCCCCTTGTCGTAGCTGCGGCGAACCCACACGCCTTTTTCCCGGTAGAACCCCCGGCAGACGAGGTGCCGCTCGTGAACGACGTTGAGTGGCTCGTTCGGGATGATGATTTCGCGGATTGCGGTGTGGTACGTGAAGTGGGTCATGATTCGGCTCCTTTCGTGGTTCTGAAGTGTATGGCGAGCAAAGCCGCCATTAACTTCTGACCCGCTGGCGAAGCGTCGGGGGAGGAGCGGAAGGCCCCGTAGCGAAGGGTATTTTGAAGCAGAGCGTCCGCGAGGAATGGCCGCGCAGCGGACAGGGGAAAATACTCGTAGCGCAGCCGCCAGGGCCGCGCAGCGGCGGGCTTGCAGCGGGAGGGGGAGAATTCCCCCTGATCTTGCGAGAGGGATCGTAGCGGGCCGAAGGCGTGCGCAGCACCGAAGCGAACAGCGGAGTCGCGGAAGAGCCCGGTCCGAAGGACTCGCCCACACGTCTTCAAGAATCGTTCGGAGAATCAAAACTCACTCAGTGAACTTCCCCCGTCCGCTCTTCTGGTTCGGCTTGTATTCACCGCCAAAGAGCATCGCGAACATCCACTGAATCCTGTGCTCCCCAAACGCCCCGTATGTGGTAAACAGCACCCCAAGGCAGCCCATCATCACGGCATCTTTGTATCGCCCCTCAAGCACCATCCCCCCTGTTCCGAACAGAAAAAGCACCCCGACCAGAAGCCCCAACGAGCGGAACACCACACGTTTCATACCCATCCTCGTGTTCAATTGCTCCTCTCGGTCTACCGATACCGTCCGATGGTGGCCCGGGTGATTCGAGCACTGCGGTATCGCCTGAGCACCCGGCGGGCAGAGAGGCGTTCAGCCTCCGAATTACTGGTACAATCGCCACCGAGCGGGCTCACCGATGACCGAAGCTCTGGAGAGCACAGGCCGAAGGCAACGCCCGGCACTTGTTTCTCGCCGCACTCCCGGTCAAGCCGGGGGCATGCACTCCTACCAACCCCACCCGCGCGGCGTCATCACTTCCGAGCCCGGTGGAATGAACCACTCGTTCCGGCGTCTCTTCATGGGTTCGGCAGTGACGCACATCGGGACCGTGTGTCCCGCACCAGGAGAGCACCGATGAGCCGCGTGACGTTCGTGATCTTCTTCGCGACCTTCTGCACCACCGCCTCCGCAGCGGACCCGGCGGCCGACGAGCAGAAAAGGCTGCAAGGCGAGTGGCGGGCGGTCGAGGTGGAGCTACAGGGCAAGAAGCTGACCAAGGACGATGCCGAGGCCAAGGCCATGCGGATCGTGATCGTGGCCGACGGGCTGACGTTCAGCAGCACCGCGAAGGCCGGGCGCGAGCGGAAGATGACGATCAAGCTGGACCCGAGCAAGGCGCCCAAGCACCTCGACCTGACTTCCCTTGACGGGCAGGAGAAGGACACGACGGCTGCGTGCATTTACAAACTCGACGGGGACCGGCTGACGATCTGTATGCCGTACTTCGTGCCGGACCCGTCCGTGCGGCCCAAGGAGTTCAAGTCCGGCAAGGACGACGGCCTCATGCTGCTCACGCTGGAGCGGATGAAAGCCAAGTGACGGAGCGAAGGCGCGCACTGTTGGGGACCGGGGCCACACGTTCGTGGCTGCCACGTCGATGCCCTGCTGAATAAGGCGTAGTTGAATCGGGGATACTAATCGGAGATGATCACGCTCAAAACGCTCTCTTGTGAGCGAATTTACACCTTCACCTTTGGCTAAATGCCGGTGCCACGATGTGTGCTGTTGCCAAAGTCAGAACGGCTGCAACTGCGATATTTGCTTGGATTTTCTTGTTACTAGGACCACTGCTGAAGCCCGTGCATCCAGATGTTCTCGGACAAGAAATTACGCAGCAATTGCTGAAGGGTTATCATAGGGCACTTGTGGCGACAACGGAGCTGAGGAAACGATTGGAAGAATCTCCGAAGGGACGGGAGAGCCAAATCGAACAGCTGAAAGAGTGGGAGCTGGATTTCAAGAAGCGTATCCAGCGATTGGAAAAAGGCGTCCTTGAGCCTGGCCCTTACGTGATGCCGACAGAGCCACCGGGCCAAAACAGACCGAAACCCCCAGTCCGCGACTGACGAATCGATTGCGTAGATCTGAAGGACGTGTGAGCTACGGGCCTCCCACCCGCTCGGCAATGCGACCACTGCTTACCGTGGTATCAGCCCCACGGCCTTCGGCATTCCTTTGCTGCGGGCCAACAGCGCCCCGTCGGCTTTGAGGCGTGACTTACCTTGCGAGCAGTAGCCCTCTTTCTTCTCCTCGCCGCAGCACCTCCTGAGTAGCACAGATCGCGAGCGGCTGTCAATTCTCCGGGAATACCGATTTTGCCACGCACCCGCCACACTGCGAACTCGTGTCAGGCACTCACCGGGCACGGCTGGTGCATGAACCTCCCGCGTCGCCCTCTGCGGAGATTCATCATGCGAACTCTCATCCTGACGATAGCCGCCCTCTCATTCATGACCACCGGGTGCCACTGCTGTCACTGTGACCGGCCGTCGAACTCCTATTACTCCGCTGCTCCCAACGTGCTTGCTGGGAAGTGAACTTCCTGTTCGTGCGCCCTTTTGATCAGGACACCGTTGCACACAGTTAGTGGATGGAGGATGATACAGCTCCCGTTCCATCGGAGGTTTACGCATGCCGTTCCTCATCGCGTGTGTGGTTTACGTCGTGTTGGCCGGGCTCGCGCTGATTCCCGTGGCCATCGGCCTGGCACGCGGGCGAAGGCCGAGCATGACCGTAGTCGCAGCAACGATAGGCTCGGTAGTCGGGTTCATGATGGGGTGCGCAGGGGTGCTCGTGGCAATACTGGTCGGTGCCGGTGACCAGGTCGGGGCGACCCTGATCGTGACTTCATTCGGACTTTCTGTTTCAGTGGTTGGAGCCATTATTGCTGTAATTACGTACTGGATCTACGCAATCTATAACTGGAGCATGGCCATGTACTAGGGGAAAGACCCTCGCCACATCTGGTGGGTGCAATCAGAAATCGAGTGATTTAGTCGCAGGGTGGATCAAAAGAATTGCAATGTATCTAAGTATCGTGTAAAAAAGAAGTGCCCTACCTCGGGAGAGATAGGGCACTGATACCTGCAAGATCAGTTATGCCGTAAATCGGGAGTTCGCGTCAAGCGAAAAAAAAGGAGGCCGGGAACATGACCGGCAGCGGCACCGCAGGAAGACCCTCCAGTAAGTGACACTTGCACCGGCTCCATTGTCAGAAGTCCGGTGCGATCGTACCGTCAGGGCGCATCCAGCGCCGGGCTGTGCGGAGTGGATCGAGACCGCTGACCTGCGATCCCGCTAAGTAAGCACCTCCGTCAGACAACAACCGAGACCGACGACTCAGTTTCAGAGCCTTCCTTGCCAGCGGAACCCGTGCGTTCTGTTGGCAGGGGGGCTGCTTCTCTCCACCTCGGATCTAGTTTCACTGCAATTCAAACCGCTGTGCAGCACACACGGCTGTCAAACCGTCGCAGTGCGCGCGCACTCGTCACTGCTGTGCAACACCCACACAAGCGCTAAGATAGCTTTACGAAGAACGAAAAGCTTGACCTTCGGAGGAAAATCACGTGGCTAAAGATGCCGAGAAGGGACGCACGCATGCACGACTTAGCGACGAAGGCGTTGCAGCTCTCAAAGAGCATGAACACGCAATCCCGAAGAAGTCAAAGTGGTTCGAGATCATGCGGGAGGACTATGGGCGTTCGGCGAGAGAAACGAATTGGAGGCCTATGCTGCGGGGAGAGGCGGTGCCCTGGGCTATGCTCGATGCTTTTGCGGATGAAATGCTTGAAAGGACGAAGCAAAAACTAAACCTGCACCCTTTCGTCATCGACGCGGCAAAGCCGACTCTTTCCAGTCCCGGTGGCTATCGGCAGGTGAATCCGTGGCAAGTTGGGATCAAAGGGATGATCGGTTGGTTACATGGCAAGGTCTTCGGTGCTGATACTACGTTCTGCGATAGTGCGAAGAAGCTCGAAGAAGGTGTGTTCGATGTTGTGCGGAGTGTGGGACGAACTACCGCACGGGACGGAGCTAATTTCTCTCTCGAAAAGCAACTTGAAGAAGGTGAAAAAGCTATTAAATGGACCGCTGCAGAGTTCACAGATTTTATGCGCCGCTGGTGGAACATAAATGATCGCGTGATTAACACCCCCGTCTCGGGTGTGAGCATAGTGCTTCCACTAAACCCAGCGGCGGCTGACCGGTTCAGAAATGGCGAAATAAGCGACAATGATCTGGACCCTACTACAGATTATGCGTGGCCATCTCGTGATCTGCTCATTCTGTCTTGTGATGACCGGCCCAAGCAAAAAGGCATTAGCAGTCACAGCTCTGCATGGGAACTCTTCCGTGGACTGATGGCGCAGATCGCGTATCTAGCTCATCCTGAACCATACGCCGGTCCTGGACTTCGTCTAATCAGTTTCGGCGGAACACCTGAAAATGCTCGGCGATTGACCAAATACGGGTTCGTCCACGCGGGCGGGGCCATGCCACGTACTGGGATGCTGACAATGGAGCTACGTCGACCTGATCGGCCTCACAAAGATGCGCTTCAACAAGCTGCATCACATGCAAGTGCTATACACATCATCTATCTCTGGCAACTTGTTTTGGCCCACAACGCACCAAAGGAGGAATAGCGTATGATGCAGCAGATCATTGAACTGAACCCGTTCGACTGCCTGCCGCCTCCCGACAACCGCGCGGTTACCACGGAGGACGTCCTGGCGATGGCGGCCAGCTTCCGGGCCAACGGAGGACAACTGCAACCCGCCATCGTATGCGTCCACCCGGAGCTGCCTGACAAGCAGATGCTCCTGGACGGGTTCATCAGGAACGAAACGTGTAAATTGCTGGGCCTCAAGCTGAAGGCTGTGAAGGTGGACCGGCCGTTTACGAAGGCGGAGCAGGCCAAGCTCCGCTTAACGGCGAACGTCATCCGTAAAGCGATGTCACCGCTGGAGGTCGCCAATGACATCATGCTTTTCATTAAGGAGGAGGGTTGCACACAGACCGAGGCCGGCGAGAAGATCGGGCTCCCCCAGCCCACCGTGAGTAAGTACCTCACCGTGCGGAACCTGCCCGAAGACCTGCGTCAGCTGATCTTGGACAAGAAGCTCGATTTCAATGCCGCCTACGCCGTGGCCACGCTTCCCACGCTGGAGATGAAACGGGAAGCCGCCAGGAAGATCGTGGAAGGAGGTTTGAAGAAGGACGACGCCATTGCCCTCGTGAACTCGATGAAGGGCAAGAAACAGCCCAAACAGCCCAAGAAAAAGAAGTTTACGATCTCGTTCGAGCTGCCACCGGTCAATGCCGCAGCCGCGCTGGTGGAGCACCTGAAAACCCTTATCGCCCGCTTAAACAAGCTCGGCGATATCCCGCCTGACGCTCTCGCTGCTGTCCTCTCGTAAGTCCCCGCAGTTCAATCTCTTCGTTTTGGAGGCCGCCATCATGTGGCGTGTCAGGCTGATTCTTTTGACTTTGCTTTACGTCATCTCGCCCATCGACCTCGTTCCTGAGATCGTCTTCGGACCCGTGGGGGCCATTGATGACGTCATCGTCATCATCAACGCCATCAAAAAACTACGGGAAGGTAACCAAGTCTGAACACACTCACGCCCCGGTGCTCGTGGCCGGGGCCTTACTGGAGGCTTCACATGATTCTGAACCGCCTACGCCGGCGAAAGCCGGTTGAAACCGCCGGGATTCCGCTCTCGCTCGAGGAGTTGGGCGCACACGTCCTGGTGCTTGGGACAACCGGCAACGGCAAAAGTTTCAGTACGCGGGGCATCCTCAAGGCATTCATGAGGGCCGGGCACCCGATGGTGTTCGTGGCCGCGAAGCAAACGGAACCGGAAACCGTGCTCCAACTCTGCCGAGAGGTAGGGTGCGAGCACCGGTTCATGAAAATCAGCCCACACGGGCCGCACAAGCTCCACCTGCTGAAGCACCTGCTCTCGTACAAGGACGCTTACGGCGCGGCGGAGTTCCTGGACCGCGTCAAGGAAATCGGCACCCGCGGAGAGAAGGGTAAGCACGATCCGTTCTTTGGTCAACTCACTACCGAGACCACACAGATGGGCATCCGGTTGCCACAACTAGTGGGCTCCGAACCCACCCTTGAAGACCTGATGATGGTGGTGAAGACCAGCCCGCCCAGCTTGGAGGTCGCGGCGAGCGAGGCCTTCGTGGAAGGGAAGATGGGCCTGTGCTCGCAACTCATCGCCCATGCGTCCGAGCACTACCGCAAGGAGGACGAACACGACCTGAAGAGCGTGCTGACGTTTTTTATGCAGACGTTCGCGGGCATCGGCGAGAAGGCTCGTAGTGCCCCGCTAGCGGATCTGACCGGCTCAGTTGGACGGCTGACAAGCGGAGCATTTCGGGGCGTGTTTGACACCGAGACGACCGTAGATTTCGATGCCATCGAGCGAGAACGCAAGATCGTCGTGCTAGACGCACCCATCGTGCCACGCAACCCCACGAACCAGATGTTCCAAGCGATATGGCTGTTCTGTTTTCAGGAGCACGCCCTCAGACGCGATCCGCGTCAGGTGGATAAGGCTATTGTGCTTGTAAGAGATGAATGTCAAGAGCTCGTACACGCCTCATGGGATGCCAGTGTGACGGCAGTTGCGCGCTCGCAGAAGCTCATCCATTTCGACCTCACGCAGCACGTCAGCGGGCTCAAGACGGCGTTCGGGGGTGAGGGCACCACGCCTGAGACCATGTCGTTCATCGCCAACCACGCTACGGTTCTGGGGTTTGGAAATAACTGCCATGAGACTAATAGATTAATTACCGATCTCATCGGCCAGAAGCGGACGTTTCAGTTCAGCGGTGGCGGGGGCAAAGGCGGTGAGAAGCCCACGGGGTGGTACGACCAGGCACTCGGCGTGAGCGGTGGTGGGGTGCATTGGAGCGAGACGTATCTCCCGCACGTCCGGCCCGAGGAGTTCTTGTCGTTGCCCAGAGGCGTGGCGGTGATGATCTCAGCCGGACGAACGTTCAACGGATTGCCATACCACGTGTGCGATTTTCGCGAGTGACTGCGGGCCAGGTTGGGTACCAGCGAATTTGTTCAGGACTTGCTCCGAGAGGTCCACCGCTTTCAAGGCGCAATGATTGGGTATTACACCACCGCCACAGTCACGGAATTCAGTATCACGTACTGCCGCTAATTTCAACAATGAGATAGCGATGCGAGAAGAAGAACAGAAGCCAATCCCTTACTTCACCGCTGAAGGAATCGGGATCTTCATCACGCTGGCACTTCGCTTCATGAGCGCACCTAGTCGGGTGCTGATGGTCAAACCGGGAGCGATGGGCCGGCGTGCGCACGGCCTGGTGGAGCTAGCCGGAGCGGGGCTCTTCCTGCCAATCGCGGCAGCGGTCATGCAGATCGAGAAAGGCATGCAATGGGTTATCCCCGTGTCCGGGTTCCTCTGCCTGACATGGGTGATTCAGAAGGTGATGAGCTTCAGCAGTCAGGAGGTGGAGGAGTATGTGGGAACCACATGGTTCAGTGTTTGGTTCCCGAAATCACAGAGCGTGCAGGTTATGGGCGAGGTGTTCTTCTGGCTGCTCGTGACAGCTGTGTTCGGGAACATCAGCCCGCCTCTCGCCTTCGGGATGGTCTTCTCCGGGCTCGCATCGGCACTGCTACTCGGACTGATTATCGAACGGGAGAAACGCGAGATCGAGCTGATGGTGAGCGAACGGAAGAAGCAAAGCATTCAGGCGGAGCGTTTCCGCCAGATGTCCGGTGAGTGATGACCATCCACGTATGAGTGCGCTCGATTCAGGATAGCCATCACCAGGTCACGGGTTGGAGGCCAGTGACGACTGATCGTTACCACCACCATTCGCCCATGTCAAGGAGTGTGTCATGGCAGAAGAGAACAAGCAGACTGAGCAAAGCAAGCAACCGTCCGAACAGGCATCAACGCCGTCATCCAAGCCGGTGCCTATGACCTGCTCTTTGCGCAACTTCATCACCATTAAGCGGCCAAGTCGAGTAGTCGTTCGGCGGCGACTTGTAATTCGGCCTCGTTGATCCCGGGCCGCAGAACCGCCTGAATTTCGTTCCGCAGTAGCTCACGGCGCCAGGCGCGGCGCTTATCCGCGTGACTCGGTCGCCGTTCCCCGTCGTCCCATGGACTTGCGGCCCGGTGCCCGGCCAACGCCTTGGCATCCCGATTCCAGGCCCAAGCTTCGGTCATCGTGAGCGCCCACAGGCACACGTGGAACGCCCCGACGTTGGCCCGCACGAGGCGCACCTGCTGCTGACCCGCCCCGACAACTTCTTTCAGATCGCGGAACGCGATCTCCAGGCTGAAGCGACTCGCGACACTTCCGAGGATGTCGCCCACCGGCGCGGCGGTGTCGGTGCAGAAGAACGCCACCCACCCGGTGGGCTCGTCCACCAGAACGACGCGAATCGCCCCACCGGCCGGGCGCCAGGTGGCCACGAACGTCTTGTACTTCTTCTCCGTCGGTTTCCCGTACAAGTCGAACGTCCCGGTGGCCCACCCGCGGGTCTGTCCGGCTCGCTTGGCCAACTCGATTCGCTGGTCCCCATAGGTCCGGTTCGGTCCGCGCTGGTGGGGCGCCCGCGGGCCGGGCACGGACCACAGGGCCGAGTCCTTCCTCAGTCGGCTCACCACCGTCACCCCGAGCTCCCGCAGGGGCTTGAGTACCGGGGCCTTGGCGTACGCCCCGTCGGCCACCACCCAGAGGGGCTTGCCCAGGTGCCCGAGCCACGAGGCGGCCCACCGCACCAACTCGACGGCCAGTTCCAGCTTGGTCCGGAACCCGGGCCGGGTCCTCGCCGGGATCCCCGGAAGGTCCTTG
The Gemmata palustris DNA segment above includes these coding regions:
- a CDS encoding TIGR03067 domain-containing protein, whose protein sequence is MSRVTFVIFFATFCTTASAADPAADEQKRLQGEWRAVEVELQGKKLTKDDAEAKAMRIVIVADGLTFSSTAKAGRERKMTIKLDPSKAPKHLDLTSLDGQEKDTTAACIYKLDGDRLTICMPYFVPDPSVRPKEFKSGKDDGLMLLTLERMKAK
- a CDS encoding ParB/RepB/Spo0J family partition protein, whose protein sequence is MMQQIIELNPFDCLPPPDNRAVTTEDVLAMAASFRANGGQLQPAIVCVHPELPDKQMLLDGFIRNETCKLLGLKLKAVKVDRPFTKAEQAKLRLTANVIRKAMSPLEVANDIMLFIKEEGCTQTEAGEKIGLPQPTVSKYLTVRNLPEDLRQLILDKKLDFNAAYAVATLPTLEMKREAARKIVEGGLKKDDAIALVNSMKGKKQPKQPKKKKFTISFELPPVNAAAALVEHLKTLIARLNKLGDIPPDALAAVLS
- a CDS encoding DUF1232 domain-containing protein, with product MWRVRLILLTLLYVISPIDLVPEIVFGPVGAIDDVIVIINAIKKLREGNQV
- a CDS encoding IS701 family transposase, encoding MPSSHPLPSSCHWFSVLAAALDPRSAPRLAWLLVGAVLARGRRTVTTWIRSAGLSDEYRPCYTTVAALGGRTDRAASHLLREVVRPLAAEARRLTLALDDTPTERYGATVQGAGVHHNPTPGPAGGPFVYGHVWVVLGLLARHPSWGIVALPLLARLYVRRKDLPGIPARTRPGFRTKLELAVELVRWAASWLGHLGKPLWVVADGAYAKAPVLKPLRELGVTVVSRLRKDSALWSVPGPRAPHQRGPNRTYGDQRIELAKRAGQTRGWATGTFDLYGKPTEKKYKTFVATWRPAGGAIRVVLVDEPTGWVAFFCTDTAAPVGDILGSVASRFSLEIAFRDLKEVVGAGQQQVRLVRANVGAFHVCLWALTMTEAWAWNRDAKALAGHRAASPWDDGERRPSHADKRRAWRRELLRNEIQAVLRPGINEAELQVAAERLLDLAA